From the genome of Desulfuribacillus stibiiarsenatis, one region includes:
- a CDS encoding DUF1643 domain-containing protein, with product MCEFMATVSSTAVFSSEERVHRYLLTRKWQEEASKATVIMLNPSYADEIKGDLSVMKVMNYLVDEGFGCINVVNLFAYVSPTPESLANNKDAVGNKNDDFIKKAIEDSDMIIIAWGSDKKKYIRRKRAVMSLLKGHEAKIKCFKDKDGKMGRHPSRLGFDLELIDFTSND from the coding sequence ATGTGTGAATTCATGGCTACGGTAAGTTCTACAGCTGTATTTTCAAGTGAAGAAAGAGTTCACCGATATTTATTGACAAGAAAATGGCAAGAAGAAGCATCAAAAGCCACGGTTATTATGCTAAATCCCAGTTATGCTGATGAAATAAAAGGTGATTTGTCAGTAATGAAAGTTATGAATTACCTTGTAGATGAAGGATTTGGGTGTATAAATGTTGTTAATCTTTTTGCATATGTATCTCCTACTCCTGAAAGTTTAGCAAATAATAAAGATGCTGTGGGAAATAAGAATGATGATTTTATTAAAAAAGCCATCGAAGATTCAGATATGATAATCATTGCCTGGGGATCAGACAAAAAGAAATACATTCGGCGCAAAAGAGCTGTAATGAGTTTGCTTAAGGGGCATGAAGCAAAAATAAAGTGTTTTAAAGATAAAGACGGGAAAATGGGTAGGCATCCAAGCCGTTTGGGTTTCGACTTAGAACTGATTGATTTCACTAGTAATGATTAA